One window of the Podospora pseudopauciseta strain CBS 411.78 chromosome 4, whole genome shotgun sequence genome contains the following:
- a CDS encoding hypothetical protein (SMCOG1138:FAD linked oxidase domain protein; COG:C; CAZy:AA7; antiSMASH:Cluster_7; EggNog:ENOG503NXMG) encodes MPLCCRLCFSWDSSGGGGTTPIKADIVGSVSSSLPDSFTHNPLSGLNMVTVNLRATTVAAVLTVLADQTTATCPSRFSWENNVLTKAAINSTNNAELFDFGPVEGTPASSKIIGGIPRPRCKTFPGDPLWPSNSVWNLLNLTLGGALIKTVPLAAPCYSDWPQYDAAQCEYVKTNWNRPQLHVEDPTSAMFPLWQGQTCMPLDHPSQIYDNCTLGGYASYSVAVTKVSQIQLALNFARATNIRLVVKNTGHDFADKSMGAGSLSIWTHKLKDIQYIPDYTCNGHSGPALKLGSGVETEEVYQAAEAHNVTVVGGECRTVGMAGGYIAGGGHSPMSSLVGMGADQVLSLDVVLPNGRFVTASQSSYPDLFWALRGGGGSTYGVVTSVTVKAYPQIPVSTLGFVFGTSPNVTADTFWAGVEAYTTYFDTFTAVGAYGYWLIVNIGPGQFFFSMNPLWGGNMTLAQFQPLIQPFLDDLANLGISIDPVWNEYPSLYQAHSGTFPPENVGGADNRAASRLFPKDNFINPTKRNETMAAVRYAVEAGGILIGYNIRAAPNSAVNQTNSVNPAWRETTGFFILAAAWPADASPAVIQAQSNILTNDWMARWRQVSPGAGSYLSEGDINEPNWQQSFYGSHYPRLLQLKKKYDPTGLFYAHTAVGSEDWEVEGQLPGLPTQNGRLCKKP; translated from the coding sequence ATGCCATTGTGCTGCAGGTTGTGCTTTAGCTGGGATTCTTCGGGCGGAGGGGGGACAACTCCTATAAAGGCCGACATCGTTGGTTCGGTGAGTTCATCCCTCCCTGATAGCTTCACTCATAATCCTCTCAGCGGCCTCAACATGGTCACAGTCAACCTCCGGGCGACAACTGTCGCAGCTGTACTAACTGTTCTAGCTGACCAAACGACGGCAACATGCCCCTCCCGTTTCTCCTGGGAAAACAATGTCTTGACCAAAGCGgccatcaacagcaccaaTAACGCAGAGCTCTTTGACTTTGGTCCCGTCGAGGGTACGCCGGCGAGCTCCAAAATCATCGGTGGCATCCCAAGACCGAGATGCAAAACCTTCCCCGGAGATCCCCTCTGGCCATCCAACTCGGTGTggaacctcctcaacctgaCGCTCGGGGGCGCGCTCATCAAGACAGTTCCCCTCGCCGCTCCATGCTACAGCGACTGGCCTCAGTACGACGCCGCTCAGTGTGAATACGTCAAAACAAACTGGAACAGACCGCAGCTCCATGTCGAGGACCCAACTTCGGCCATGTTCCCGCTCTGGCAAGGGCAAACCTGTATGCCCTTGGATCACCCCAGCCAGATCTACGACAACTGCACCTTGGGAGGGTATGCATCCTATTCCGTCGCCGTTACCAAGGTATCCCAGATTCAGCTGGCACTCAACTTTGCTCGCGCAACCAACATCcggctggtggtgaagaacACGGGTCATGATTTCGCCGACAAGTCTATGGGTGCTGGTTCGCTGTCTATCTGGACTCACAAGCTCAAAGATATCCAGTACATTCCGGATTACACCTGCAACGGACACTCGGGGCCAGCTCTCAAGCTAGGTTCCGGGGTAGAGACAGAGGAAGTCTACCAAGCTGCCGAGGCACACAACGTCACCGTCGTTGGCGGTGAGTGCAGAACTGTGGGTATGGCGGGCGGGTATATCGCCGGAGGCGGCCACTCCCCCATGTCTTCGCTTGTAGGCATGGGTGCCGACCAAGTTCTCTCGCTCGACGTCGTACTTCCCAACGGTCGTTTCGTCACCGCCAGCCAAAGCTCGTACCCCGATCTGTTCTGGGCTCTccgaggaggcggcggcagcaccTATGGTGTGGTCACCTCGGTGACTGTCAAGGCCTACCCTCAGATCCCCGTTTCGACTCTCGGCTTCGTCTTTGGCACCTCCCCCAATGTCACAGCGGACACTTTCTGGGCTGGTGTGGAAGCATACACAACCTATTTCGACACCTTCACTGCGGTCGGCGCCTACGGGTACTGGCTCATTGTAAATATTGGCCCGGGCCAGTTCTTCTTCAGCATGAACCCCCTGTGGGGAGGCAACATGACGCTCGCTCAATTCCAACCTCTTATCCAGCCCTTCTTGGACGACCTCGCCAATCTCGGCATTTCTATTGATCCTGTCTGGAACGAATACCCCAGCTTATACCAAGCACACTCTGGCACTTTCCCCCCAGAGAACGTGGGAGGGGCTGACAACCGCGCCGCATCTCGGCTCTTCCCAAAAGACAACTTCATCAACCCAACCAAGAGGAACGAAACGATGGCTGCTGTGCGGTATGCCGTCGAGGCAGGCGGTATCTTGATTGGCTACAACATCCGTGCTGCCCCCAACTCAGCCGTGAACCAGACCAACAGTGTCAACCCCGCCTGGAGAGAGACAACCGGCTTCTTCATTCTCGCAGCTGCCTGGCCTGCCGATGCCAGCCCTGCCGTCATCCAAGCGCAGAGCAACATTTTAACGAATGACTGGATGGCGAGGTGGAGACAGGTGAGCCCAGGGGCGGGAAGCTACCTGTCCGAGGGTGATATCAATGAGCCGAACTGGCAACAGTCTTTCTACGGCTCGCACTATCCGAGACTGCTCCAACTGAAGAAGAAGTATGATCCGACTGGCTTGTTCTACGCGCATACAGCTGTCGGAAGCGAGGACTGGGAGGTAGAAGGACAGCTGCCGGGGCTGCCGACTCAGAACGGGCGTTTGTGCAAAAAGCCTTGA
- a CDS encoding hypothetical protein (antiSMASH:Cluster_7; EggNog:ENOG503PYG2), whose product MKLSLLLLGLLTAIQASPAPAPVPAPVSTIEVRSPTDLSAREKVVSRTINLSSTLVIRDDEPWPVNHRTYTRTHTLAPVIVGTKTGYTQKVTYEARVGGEIRVEVHLTLTLRPSDLSVLVNYQMLLFEGTSTSTKDLDGKIEGSRRVFKNTDGMIKNTVHNTDEGGDRAGLELKVVNAP is encoded by the coding sequence ATGAAGCTCTcactccttctcctcggcctcctcacGGCCATCCAAGCCTCCCCAGCTCCGGCCCCGGTCCCGGCCCCGGTCTCAACCATTGAAGTCCGCTCGCCCACCGACCTCTCCGCCCGAGAAAAGGTCGTCTCCcgcaccatcaacctctcctccaccctcgtCATCCGCGACGACGAGCCCTGGCCGGTCAACCACAGAACATACACCCGCACCCACACCCTCGCCCCCGTCATCGTCGGCACCAAGACCGGGTACACCCAGAAAGTCACCTACGAGGCCAGAGTCGGCGGCGAGATCCGCGTCGAGGTGCACTTGACCCTGACGCTTCGCCCTTCTGACTTGTCGGTGCTTGTCAACTACCAGATGCTGCTGTTTGAGGggaccagcaccagcaccaaggATCTCGACGGGAAGATTGAGGGCTCGCGTCGGGTTTTCAAGAACACGGATGGGATGATCAAGAATACGGTGCACAACActgatgagggtggtgatcGGGCTGGGTTGGAGCTCAAGGTTGTCAATGCCCCTTGA
- a CDS encoding hypothetical protein (COG:S; antiSMASH:Cluster_7; EggNog:ENOG503PSDN) translates to MRFGLSTAYALALVTGAWAAPSTVTARQNSPFNTAAITDFAEPWALAFLPDNRILVTEKRGQLRLVDPNTKAKGTITGVPSVRYGGQGGFGDVALHPRFSENNLVYISYAEAGTGGSGAAVARARLVLNTSGGGALQNVEVIWRQSQKVNGDGHFAHRILFDSNSTLWISSGERQQFDPAQSMTSNLGKIIRLNDDGTVAAGNPFTGTVGSQVWALGVRNPLGIDFDEQGRLWEVEMGPMGGDELNLIERGGNYGWPIVSQGNHYDGRPIPNHNTRPEFIAPKAFWNPVISPSSVIIYKGDLFRNWRGNAIISALGAQGLVRVEITGNTAREAQRISLGRRIRCVRQGSDGALWVLEDGAGGRLLKLTPR, encoded by the coding sequence ATGAGATTCGGACTTTCTACCGCCTACGCCCTGGCGTTGGTAACCGGTGCTTGGGCAGCACCATCGACCGTGACAGCTCGTCAGAACTCCCCATTCAACACGGCAGCGATCACCGACTTTGCCGAACCATGGGCTCTTGCTTTCCTGCCTGATAACCGCATCCTCGTGACCGAGAAGAGGGGCCAGCTCCGTCTTGTTGATCCAAacaccaaggccaagggcaCCATCACCGGTGTGCCTTCAGTCCGCTACGGAGGCCAGGGTGGATTCGGAGACGTCGCCCTGCACCCCCGCTTCTCTGAGAACAACCTGGTATACATCAGCTATGCCGAAGCCGGCACCGGAGGGTCTGGCGCTGCGGTTGCGCGGGCCAGGCTGGTGCTCAACaccagcggcggcggcgctcTGCAAAACGTCGAGGTCATCTGGCGCCAGTCGCAAAAGGTCAACGGCGACGGTCACTTCGCCCACCGCATCCTCTTCGACTCCAACTCTACCCTCTGGATCTCATCCGGAGAGAGGCAGCAGTTTGACCCTGCTCAGTCCATGACTTCCAACCTCGGCAAGATCATCCGCTTGAACGACGACGGAACGGTCGCGGCCGGCAACCCGTTCACTGGCACAGTCGGTAGTCAAGTCTGGGCACTGGGTGTCCGCAACCCCCTGGGCATCGACTTCGACGAGCAGGGCCGTCtttgggaggttgagatgggaCCGATGGGCGGTGATGAGCTCAACCTGATTGAGAGAGGCGGCAACTATGGGTGGCCGATTGTGTCCCAGGGCAACCACTACGACGGCAGGCCTATCCCGAACCACAATACACGCCCCGAGTTCATTGCGCCCAAAGCCTTCTGGAACCCCGTCATCTCCCCATCCAGCGTGATTATCTACAAGGGTGACCTGTTCCGCAACTGGAGGGGTAATGCCATCATCAGTGCCCTCGGAGCTCAGGGCTTGGTGCGCGTGGAGATTACCGGCAACACGGCGCGGGAGGCTCAGCGCATCTCACTCGGACGACGCATTCGCTGTGTCCGACAGGGGTCTGATGGCGCATTGTGGGTGCTGGAGGATGGTGCCGGTGGAAGACTTCTCAAGCTCACTCCCCGTTGA
- a CDS encoding hypothetical protein (COG:S; antiSMASH:Cluster_7; EggNog:ENOG503PDKN), whose protein sequence is MKASVVTLITLLSFSTATPHKRRDGKCGGPPDPVKTCTKTLEALKWTVDDFDFHASYVFTNPAHQNSWGYVNFNVSNDVVPYTASCSASSSQLSDFFYGTVEYACTLAGTSVPAGAKVGFKFSRPAGTLEISETIDCSDKLFSVSGATTLTLSCTDVTTENPSWTPGQIYSAREIKCAPVDVTIGAGSVTAL, encoded by the exons ATGAAAGCCTCCGTCGTCACCCTTATAACGCTCCTGAGCTTCTCGACCGCCACCCCACACAAACGAAGAGATGGCAAATGCGGGGGGCCTCCAGATCCAGTCAAAACGTGCACAAAGACGCTCGAGGCCTTGAAATGGACAGTCGACGACTTCGACTTCCATGCCTCTTACGTCTTCACCAACCCGGCCCACCAGAACTCGTGGGGTTATGTCAACTTCAACGTTTCCAACGATGTCGTGCCGTACACCGCTTCGTGCAGTGCTTCTAGCAGCCAGCTGTCCGACTTCTTCTATGGGACCGTCGAGTATGCGTGCACACTGGCGGGAACTAGTGTGCCGGCTGGGGCGAAGGTTGGATTCAAATTCAGCAGACCTGCTGGCACGTTGGAGATCAGTGAGACTATTGACTGCAGTGACAA GCTGTTTTCTGTGAGCGGAGCGACCACCTTAACCCTGTCATGCACCGACGTGACAACGGAGAATCCTAGCTGGACGCCTGGACAAATATACAGCGCTCGCGAGATCAAATGCGCGCCAGTTGATGTTACGATTGGAGCGGGGAGTGTGACGGCACTGTAA
- a CDS encoding hypothetical protein (EggNog:ENOG503P50B; COG:O; antiSMASH:Cluster_7) — protein sequence MFKFTTRLTTTARQAARRRFSTTPARFQILPVKVTGTGTGTLQKVSVPGKPYTFTADTYSVLGGADSAPSPVVYSLASLSACNQVTGSVVASNHGIKLGKWDTDVEGDKFDKFVSEVERRCPITQLFKLSGVKYESEWVNEKL from the exons ATGTTCAAGTTCACGACCCGCCTCACCACAACCGCACGCCAAGCCGCCCGGCGCCGATTctcaaccacccccgcccGCTTCCAGATACTCCCTGTAAAAGtcaccggcaccggcactGGTACCCTTCAAAAAGTTTCAGTTCCAGGGAAGCCATACACCTTCACGGCGGACACCTATTCCGTTCTCGGCGGCGCTGACTCGGCCCCCTCACCGGTTGTCTATTCCCTTGCCAGTCTGAGCGCATGCAACCAAGTCACTGGCTCTGTTGTCGCGAGTAATCATGGGATCAAGCTTGGAAAGTGGGAC ACGGATGTGGAGGGGGACAAGTTTGACAAGTTTGTTTCTGAAGTGGAGAGGAGATGCCCGATTACACAGTTGTTCAAGTTGAGTGGTGTCAAGTATGAGAGTGAGTGGGTTAATGAGAAGCTGTGA
- a CDS encoding hypothetical protein (antiSMASH:Cluster_7), whose protein sequence is MFFPAMVGVETIVNGIQVFDPGSKNKAMHHPHVSLRTLPSLCDIFWYVNVIKREVGRHLNFNTSL, encoded by the exons ATGTTTTTTCCCGCAATGGTAGGCGTGGAGACAATCGTTAATGGCATCCAAGTATTTGACCCTGGTAGCAAGAACAAAGCGATGCATCACCCCCATGTTTCCTTGCGAACCCTCCCAAGCTTGTGCGATATCTTCTGGTACGTGAACGTGATTAAAAG AGAGGTTGGTAGACATCTGAACTTCAACACCTCGCTGTAA
- a CDS encoding hypothetical protein (EggNog:ENOG503PDN4; antiSMASH:Cluster_7), which yields MKNFGAVALTGAALLQVASAACCRSNNCLKAVVLANDDGIADCSANLVVTLTPSAVTLTETLTVIESAVETALFTETSTETASTETVLFTETTTITAATQTSIVLETTTVPVTTTVVESASAVTTTAFVYQQQMTARDVASSLPEYVTAVCADWEKYVKACSCVGIEPSTVTAAAATETVTVTAGDAITTTVATLSSTQTDVITVTETISATVTDIVSATELATVTDTVTASETTTVLTTSTPTSVVSLACKPTGTVFLASVSPFWDGSTRWMNVVNSNIVAWQSFAGGRPSSTSFTAIWTTDSNGYLGLKYPTGNTEALDAYVSKSPTGPSVQVVVRTKSVVEAAVAAGTHERVKACINPVTNEVYMSGRGKMNILECGNGLYLSSGTTGSDIRSDCHLIKPKDS from the exons ATGAAGAACTTTGGGGCTGTTGCTCTGACTGGTGCTGCCCTGCTGCAGGTAgcttctgctgcttgctGTCGCAGCAACAACTGTTTGAAAGCGGTTGTCTTGGCCAATGATGATGGAATTGCTGATTGTTCGGCCAATCTGGTCGTTACCTTGACACCCTCGGCTGT CACCTTGACCGAGACATTGACGGTGATCGAGAGCGCAGTCGAAACTGCTTTGTTCACTGAGACGTCAACCGAAACCGCTTCGACCGAAACAGTCCTCTTCACTGAGACGACCACAATCACAGCTGCCACACAGACAAGTATCGTCCTCGAAACCACCACAGTTCCCGTTACTACCACCGTCGTCGAATCGGCCTCGGCCGTCACCACGACTGCGTTCGTCTATCAACAGCAGATGACGGCTCGCGATGTTGCGTCTTCTCTCCCCGAGTATGTCACGGCTGTGTGTGCCGACTGGGAGAAGTATGTCAAGGCCTGCAGTTGCGTCGGCATTGAACCCTCCACCGTCACGGCAGCCGCAGCGACCGAGACTGTCACCGTGACAGCTGGTGACGCCATCACCACGACTGTGGCCACACTCTCTAGCACCCAGACCGACGTCATCACTGTCACGGAGACTATTTCGGCCACTGTCACGGACATCGTCTCCGCCACAGAATTGGCAACCGTTACCGACACTGTCACTGCTTCCGAGACGACTACTGTCCTCACAACGTCGACCCCTACGAGCGTGGTATCGCTCGCGTGCAAGCCAACGGGCACGGTATTCCTGGCCTCTGTTTCGCCATTTTGGGACGGATCGACCCGGTGGATGAACGTcgtcaacagcaacatcgTGGCCTGGCAGAGCTTTGCCGGCGGTCGTCCAAGTTCGACATCATTCACTGCCATCTGGACCACTGATAGCAACGGTTACTTGGGACTCAAGTACCCTACAGGAAACACGGAGGCCCTGGACGCGTATGTCAGCAAGAGCCCTACCGGCCCCTCGGTGCAAGTGGTGGTCAGGACAAAGTCTGTTGTTGAGGCTGCTGTCGCGGCCGGCACACACGAGAGAGTGAAGGCGTGCATTAACCCCGTCACCAACGAAGTGTACATGTCAGGGCGGGGGAAGATGAACATTCTGGAGTGTGGTAATGGTCTGTATCTGTCCAGTGGCACCACGGGCTCAGACATTCGGTCAGACTGCCACTTGATCAAGCCCAAGGACAGTTGA
- a CDS encoding hypothetical protein (COG:S; antiSMASH:Cluster_7; EggNog:ENOG50): MADARGIEIGLVGDQEKGTASWRFSFFQNSFVRRNGIWQFLNVTIAPLVVANYSDGWGHGGVMPASTVDPVLLDYTTRGTNKPIAQTATADSLEELSRRLSRSYGYEGAESISNAYGFYIDFIDGAACSLMAAIHHPYANKESPFAGFYHTRQRVLEACTQAYGTSARPTRSAISFHWRPQPVIHVSQDGRSASLRARLLQPATDKTAGTIRGGMYHDQMVLDENGSWKLWSLTIDEFYWTMNSWKEGWGGVEVRDKDAPDQPPPRDLVRQYPPDLWLNEMEGEREVGFMGGRERYISWPEIQRMWFGYRNPVSGGVPENGSYWPGCVPCYQHKPEWGMTKHGWQEPPTGPTLVRAMFAPGNGSSDDGTFISVSVTPGPGEVVEGVVRLVGEQVELEYVLTEKDEGRVTFELPRNLSGGFHLLEATFSGSNRLKPGRDTIDLTLPGGPGSRLGD; this comes from the coding sequence atggcggaTGCGAGAGGGATCGAgattgggttggttggggacCAGGAGAAGGGCACGGCATCGTGGCGGTTTAGCTTCTTCCAAAACTCATTTGTCAGGCGGAATGGGATCTGGCAGTTTCTCAATGTCACGATCGCACCGTTGGTTGTGGCGAATTACTCTGATGGTTGGGGGCACGGGGGAGTTATGCCAGCGAGTACTGTTGATCCAGTGTTGCTGGATTACACCACGAGGGGTACCAACAAGCCTATCGCTCAGACAGCGACGGCAGACTCCCTCGAAGAGCTATCCCGTCGCCTTTCTAGGTCATATGGCTACGAAGGCGCAGAATCCATCTCCAACGCCTATGGCTTCTATATCGACTTTATCGACGGTGCCGCCTGCTCGCTCATGGccgccatccaccacccataTGCCAACAAAGAGTCACCGTTTGCCGGATTCTACCACACCCGTCAGAGAGTCCTGGAGGCATGCACACAAGCATACGGCACGTCCGCTCGTCCCACCCGATCTGCTATATCCTTTCACTGGAGGCCGCAGCCGGTGATTCACGTTTCCCAAGACGGGCGTTCAGCGAGTTTGAGAGCGAGGCTGCTGCAACCAGCCACCGACAAGACTGCAGGGACGATCAGAGGGGGCATGTACCATGACCAAATGGTGCTAGATGAGAATGGGAGCTGGAAGCTGTGGAGTTTGACGATTGATGAGTTTTACTGGACAATGAATAGCTGGAAAGAAGGCTGGGGAGGTGTGGAAGTGAGAGACAAGGACGCGCCGGATCAGCCTCCTCCCAGAGACTTGGTTAGGCAGTACCCGCCGGATCTCTGGCTGAATGAGATggaaggggaaagagagGTTGGGTttatgggagggagggaaaggTATATTTCTTGGCCAGAAATTCAGAGAATGTGGTTTGGGTATAGAAATCCAGTCAGTGGAGGGGTGCCGGAGAACGGATCGTACTGGCCCGGGTGTGTGCCTTGCTATCAACATAAACCCGAGTGGGGGATGACGAAGCATGGATGGCAGGAGCCGCCTACTGGACCGACGTTGGTGAGGGCCATGTTTGCGCCAGGAAATGGGAGTTCGGATGATGGGACGTTTATATCGGTCTCGGTGACACCAGGAccgggagaggtggtggaaggtgTGGTGAGGTTAGTTGGAGAGCAAGTTGAGCTGGAGTATGTGTTGACGGAAAAGGACGAGGGACGAGTGACGTTTGAGTTGCCGAGAAATCTGTCTGGGGGCTTTCACTTGTTGGAGGCCACGTTCTCGGGGAGCAACAGGTTGAAGCCGGGAAGAGACACGATCGATCTGACACTCCCAGGAGGACCGGGCTCGCGGTTGGGTGACTGA